Proteins from one Candidatus Zymogenaceae bacterium genomic window:
- a CDS encoding PilT/PilU family type 4a pilus ATPase produces MASLHQLLKIMVEKGATDLHVTTGSPAMLRIDGLLVPISMEPLSATDTKNLCYSILTDSQKHKFEEESELDLSFGVKGLSRFRGNIFVQRGAMAAAFRVIPYKFMTFQELGLPPIAEEICKKPRGLVLITGPTGSGKSTTLASMINKINEERHEHIITIEDPIEYLHPHKNCIVNQREVGADTQSFKSALKYILRQDPDIVLVGEIRDLETIEAALTTAETGHIVFATLHTNNAVQTINRVIDVFPPYAQPQVRAQISFVLEAVLCQQLLPKAGGKGRVLALEVMVPNAAIRNLIREDKIHQIYSSMQVGQMKFGMQTMNQSLFSLYNKGLITLDMAMGRSTDAEELRQMLSKGTTVVKKGAAPSAGSGGGGGGPKPAAP; encoded by the coding sequence ATGGCAAGTCTTCACCAATTGCTGAAAATAATGGTGGAAAAGGGGGCGACGGACCTTCATGTAACCACCGGCTCGCCGGCAATGCTGAGAATCGACGGCCTATTGGTTCCGATCTCAATGGAACCTCTCTCCGCGACGGACACGAAGAATTTATGCTACAGTATCCTCACGGATTCCCAGAAACACAAGTTTGAAGAGGAAAGCGAGCTGGACCTCTCCTTCGGCGTGAAGGGGCTTTCCCGGTTTCGCGGTAACATCTTCGTCCAGCGGGGGGCGATGGCGGCGGCCTTTCGCGTCATCCCCTATAAATTTATGACATTCCAGGAGCTGGGACTGCCGCCGATCGCCGAAGAAATCTGCAAAAAGCCCCGGGGACTGGTCCTGATAACCGGTCCCACCGGGTCCGGCAAATCCACGACGCTTGCCTCGATGATTAACAAGATCAACGAGGAACGTCATGAGCATATCATCACGATCGAAGACCCCATTGAATACCTCCACCCCCACAAAAATTGTATCGTCAATCAGCGGGAAGTGGGGGCGGATACCCAGAGCTTTAAAAGCGCCCTGAAGTACATACTTCGTCAGGATCCAGACATCGTGCTGGTGGGAGAGATTCGCGACCTCGAAACCATCGAGGCCGCGCTGACCACCGCGGAAACCGGTCACATAGTATTTGCCACTCTGCATACGAACAACGCCGTGCAGACCATCAACCGTGTCATAGACGTGTTCCCGCCGTACGCCCAGCCCCAGGTCCGTGCCCAGATTTCCTTCGTGCTGGAGGCGGTGCTCTGCCAGCAGCTTCTTCCGAAGGCCGGGGGCAAGGGGAGGGTCCTTGCCCTGGAGGTCATGGTGCCAAACGCGGCCATCAGAAACCTGATTCGAGAGGACAAGATTCACCAGATATACTCGTCGATGCAGGTGGGCCAGATGAAATTTGGCATGCAGACGATGAACCAGTCCCTGTTCAGTCTCTATAACAAGGGACTGATTACGCTGGATATGGCGATGGGCAGATCGACGGACGCGGAAGAGCTTCGTCAGATGCTGTCGAAAGGCACCACCGTCGTGAAGAAAGGCGCGGCGCCCTCGGCCGGCAGCGGCGGAGGCGGCGGAGGCCCGAAGCCCGCGGCGCCGTAA
- the pilB gene encoding type IV-A pilus assembly ATPase PilB: MNQRLGQLMVRNNLLTPEQLKKAVEESKNSGGRLGAQLAKLGYVSETAITEFLSQQYNVPALNITEQQIDPSVMKYVSADIAKKNLVIPISRSGANLILAMADPSNMAVVEDIRFMTGFNIEVVVAPENEIIDAIKANYGAKGLAGKGNISLDSKDYDFGEDDTAGMSDFDDMGADEVVDVDDFDSLVHGAVDQVEVIDTDDDDDIMSGDVDAPIIKLVNGILIKAIKLGVSDIHIEPYEKSFRVRYRLDGVLRKAMGLPLKIKNAITSRVKIMSRLDIAEKRLPQDGRIKLKLGRGREMDFRVSTIPVLYGEKVVLRLLDKSNLQLDMTKLGFEPMALDQFQDAIHQPYGMVLVTGPTGSGKTTTLYSALSELNKESDNIMTAEDPVEFNLAGINQVQMHDDIGLNFAAALRSFLRQDPDIVMVGEIRDFETAEIAIKAALTGHLVLSTLHTNDAPSTVNRLLNMGIEPFLVASSLNAIVAQRLARRICKDCSEPIEVPPQALIDIGVPPDEVSEFQLQKGKGCNVCAGTGYKGRVALYEVMRINDELKELILNGASTTELKREAMRHGMKSLRQAGITKIKEGVTTIEEVLRGSAAD; encoded by the coding sequence ATGAATCAGCGTTTGGGACAGTTAATGGTCAGAAACAACCTGCTCACTCCCGAGCAGCTGAAAAAGGCCGTTGAAGAGTCAAAGAACAGTGGCGGACGTCTGGGCGCTCAGCTTGCCAAGCTCGGATACGTCTCAGAGACCGCGATCACGGAGTTTCTGAGCCAGCAATATAACGTTCCCGCGCTTAACATCACCGAGCAGCAAATTGATCCCTCGGTGATGAAGTATGTCAGCGCGGATATCGCCAAGAAAAACCTGGTAATCCCCATTTCCAGATCCGGGGCGAATCTCATCCTCGCCATGGCCGATCCGTCGAATATGGCGGTGGTTGAGGATATCCGGTTTATGACCGGATTCAATATAGAGGTGGTTGTCGCCCCGGAAAACGAGATCATCGACGCCATCAAGGCGAATTATGGGGCAAAAGGTCTGGCCGGGAAGGGAAACATATCCCTTGATTCAAAGGATTATGATTTCGGTGAAGACGACACCGCGGGAATGAGTGATTTCGATGATATGGGCGCGGATGAGGTGGTGGACGTGGACGACTTCGACTCTCTGGTTCACGGCGCCGTGGACCAGGTGGAGGTCATCGATACCGATGACGACGACGACATCATGTCGGGCGATGTCGACGCGCCGATCATCAAGCTGGTCAACGGCATATTGATCAAGGCGATCAAGCTGGGCGTGAGCGATATCCATATCGAGCCGTATGAAAAGAGCTTTCGTGTACGATACCGCTTGGACGGCGTGCTCAGAAAGGCGATGGGTCTGCCCCTGAAAATCAAGAACGCCATCACGTCCCGTGTCAAGATCATGTCCCGCCTGGACATCGCCGAAAAGCGGCTTCCCCAGGACGGCCGCATCAAGCTGAAACTGGGCAGGGGTCGGGAGATGGACTTTCGCGTGTCGACGATCCCGGTGCTCTACGGCGAGAAGGTGGTGCTCAGGCTCCTGGATAAATCCAACCTCCAGCTCGACATGACCAAGCTGGGGTTCGAACCCATGGCATTGGACCAATTCCAGGACGCCATCCATCAGCCCTACGGCATGGTCCTGGTGACCGGTCCCACCGGCTCCGGAAAGACCACAACGCTGTACTCCGCCCTGTCGGAGCTGAACAAAGAATCGGACAACATAATGACCGCCGAGGACCCGGTGGAATTCAACCTGGCGGGCATCAACCAGGTGCAGATGCACGACGATATCGGCCTGAATTTCGCGGCGGCACTCAGGTCCTTTTTGCGCCAGGATCCGGACATCGTCATGGTGGGTGAGATCCGGGACTTTGAGACCGCGGAGATCGCAATCAAGGCGGCCCTCACCGGCCATCTTGTCCTCTCCACCCTTCATACCAATGACGCGCCTTCAACCGTCAACCGCCTGCTCAACATGGGCATCGAGCCGTTTCTGGTGGCGTCGTCGTTGAACGCCATCGTCGCCCAGCGTTTGGCCCGAAGGATTTGCAAGGATTGCTCCGAACCGATAGAGGTGCCTCCCCAGGCCCTCATCGATATCGGCGTGCCGCCGGACGAGGTGAGTGAGTTTCAGCTTCAAAAGGGCAAGGGATGCAATGTCTGCGCGGGCACCGGATACAAGGGGAGGGTGGCGCTCTACGAGGTGATGCGCATCAATGATGAGCTTAAGGAGTTGATTCTCAACGGCGCCTCAACGACGGAACTGAAGCGGGAGGCCATGCGCCACGGAATGAAAAGCCTCAGGCAAGCGGGTATCACCAAAATAAAGGAAGGCGTTACCACCATCGAAGAGGTCCTGAGGGGCTCAGCCGCCGACTGA
- the aroE gene encoding shikimate dehydrogenase: MSNRTDNVHTSGGNLPRTNSVTASTRLFCLLGDPVSHSRSPAMMNPALAAAGIDGVYLALRVTASDLERTIGTLKAVGFGGGNVTAPHKERTAELVDRLSIAAELSGSVNTLAWDGDFLVGHNTDGTGLVRAIEEGSGVPVMGSRILLMGAGGAARGVIPALFHAGAAELFVANRTEARAQTLADRFGNLGSITPLPLEDGALFDAGGERDIAQFGIVINATSARATGGKIAGLDLSRMTSGSLFFDMNYYHGDDETAGILKKTGVRHAKGLEMLLFQGVDAFELWTHTRAPVSIMRRSLDYKE, from the coding sequence ATGTCGAATCGAACCGATAATGTCCATACGTCCGGGGGGAACCTTCCCCGGACAAATTCCGTCACGGCGTCCACCCGACTCTTCTGCCTGCTGGGGGACCCGGTATCCCACTCCCGGTCTCCCGCCATGATGAATCCGGCCCTGGCCGCCGCCGGGATCGACGGGGTGTACCTGGCCCTCAGGGTGACGGCCTCCGACCTGGAACGGACCATTGGGACGTTGAAGGCGGTGGGGTTCGGCGGGGGGAACGTGACCGCCCCTCACAAGGAGCGGACAGCGGAGCTTGTGGATCGTCTTTCCATCGCGGCGGAGCTTTCGGGGTCGGTGAACACCTTGGCGTGGGACGGCGATTTTCTTGTGGGACACAACACCGACGGCACGGGCCTCGTCCGGGCCATCGAGGAGGGTTCCGGTGTGCCCGTTATGGGAAGCCGTATATTGCTGATGGGGGCGGGGGGCGCGGCCCGGGGCGTGATCCCGGCGCTGTTTCACGCCGGGGCGGCGGAGCTTTTTGTGGCGAACCGCACGGAGGCACGCGCCCAAACGCTGGCGGATCGTTTCGGAAATCTGGGATCGATAACGCCCCTTCCCCTGGAGGATGGAGCGCTCTTTGATGCGGGTGGGGAGCGGGATATCGCACAATTCGGCATCGTCATAAACGCCACGTCGGCCCGGGCGACGGGGGGAAAGATCGCCGGCCTTGATCTTTCCAGGATGACATCCGGCTCCCTCTTTTTTGACATGAACTATTATCACGGAGACGATGAAACCGCCGGGATTCTGAAGAAAACCGGCGTTCGACACGCCAAGGGTCTGGAAATGCTGCTCTTTCAGGGGGTCGACGCATTTGAATTGTGGACCCACACGCGCGCTCCGGTTTCAATCATGCGCCGGTCGCTTGATTATAAAGAATAA